From the genome of Pieris brassicae chromosome Z, ilPieBrab1.1, whole genome shotgun sequence:
aattgtataaatgttcGGTTTTTTAAAGTCGGTGAAACACGCGGTAAATTTTGCTGTAACTTCAAATTCCTTTGACGGTTGAAAATGACagatattcaatttaattaggTTCATATACGACATACGTAGTATTTACTTTTCATGAGTTGGCTACTTATACTTCTCAAGTCATTATTCGCACTTCACCGAGCGCAATAAGAGCATTACGAGGCactgttaaatgttttatttatttaaattcagatcaatagaaattattttaaactttatatacgTATACGATGAGATGtttcaaattgttattttgttgcaGGGTTTCTTTCGGAGAAGTATACAGAAGCAGATCGAGTACCGGTGTCTCCGCGACGGAAAGTGCCTGGTCATCCGCCTCAATAGAAACCGGTGCCAGTACTGCCGGTTCAAAAAGTGTCTCGCGGTTGGCATGAGCCGTGACTGTAAGTCTATTATTTTATGGGTACTCCAAGATGGCTTGGCGAATCGACTTTTTCCACTCTTACTGAcccttatattattacataaatatcgtTTTCTAGTATAAACAGCAAGGTAATGTTAAGATACGGCTCCGCGATATAATACTGATATCTCATAATAGCTTTGTCTTttacaaaatagttttaataaatactttctaTATGTCAAACTGATACCGAAATAAATTTGCAAATCGGATATGATTGCAAACGTGTCCGTTCTCACTGCATCAAACACCGCCGACGTTTTAGCAAGATATAGAGCACAGATCAACGCACTGCGTTGACATGTATTTACCAATTGACGAGTCAATCACCCACGGAATAGATGTAGTGTATGAGCTGCATCGACTGCGGCCGATTGTGCAACGACATTCTGTTATCAGCTGTAAGGTACGGCAGAATCCCGAAGCGACGTGACGTGACCACACCAGAAAGCATGGCCGATCTTGCAAAGAACCTGGCGAACACCGAGCCCGCGCCATCCGCCGCTGCACAGCCCGAGCCAGAGCAAGACCCTGACGCGATGGAGGCGTCTAAGGACCTCGCAAAAATGGTCATCATGGCTCACCGCAATTTGAATTCCTACACTGAGGACTTTCGCAGGTCACTGCAGTTGCAGACTTTCATCATGAAAGTTGATGATAATCGTGAAGGTACTAATATCACATAGAacaaatttagatttaatgcAAAGGGACTTAGggtaacttaaatatttataaatatagtctaATGATTAAGGGCACTATCTAACATAGAGAATGATGGTAAGAAAATGCAACACTTTCATATTTTATCCTGcagtttcataatatatttaaattatttgggAATCAGACAGTAATTGACTGACAAATCAAAtacggttttttttttattttcttagtgTCATTCTAATAGAAATATCGTGTTTCTTAGGGCAAGCTGGAAGCAGTGGCATCAATGCCAGCACTAGCAACGCCAGCGCTGCAAACGTTGAAAACGCCGCCAGCGCTGCTAACGCCGCCAACGCTGATAACGCCACTAACACTGCGAGCACCGGAAACTCCGCAGTTGCTTCAAGCAGCGCGGAGCCAGCTGCCAAACTGGAATCTGCAGCTGACGAGGGTAGCGCCGCCGCCGTCAGCCGCCTCGAAACCCTTACAGTCCTCTGGTCTAACGTCGCCTACCGCATGACTCCTGCTGTCCAACAAGTTGTCGAATTTGCAAAACGCTTACCAGGGTTTCATATCCTGCCGCAAGATGACCAGCTTATTCTGATCAAGGTAAACCCTCTATTGTGGACGTCCACCCTTGCGTTGCGGCTTTGCGACTGATTTTGCGaatattatttcctttaaCATACTATGGAGAACAAGAGGATAGTGGGAGTTTGTATTGTTTGCAGCTTGGATTCTTCGAGGTATGGCTGACCCGCGCCACACGCATCTCTAATCCGACGGCTATTGTCTTCGATGACGGTACATCGCTGAGCCACCGCCAACTTGAGTCAATGTATGACGTAAGTAATGTTTCTATACTCTTTAAGCTTTGATTTGGAAGGAATTTAGAAAAGTAATCCAGCACACTAGTAAACTTACACTTTGGGTTATAAACCCAAAATGTTGAAGAAGTTTTAAAACgcaacagtgtaattattgttACGCAATTGGGGTTTCACAGTTCGACTTCTGAATTATTCGTAATTTATGAGTACATATATTATGAGCTCTCCAATACCTTAAGATCATGGGGTCACCAATAGATGAAGAACCAAAACTGCGGACGTAATGAAATGCGATTCAATAGTACAACAAATGCATATTTTAATCGTATTTATGTTTCACGAAGAGATTTTTCTGTAAAAAGTAATACAAAGATAACAGAATACGTTTCGCTATTGGTATAAGACTGCCAGGAAATAAACTCTACATATAGTTACAGCCGTCAATTTTATTCGCAATAACTAGGCAATAACGAAGTAACTGCGTTGATCTACTTCACGCCAATCGAATTAATGAATGCACTTTGAAGGAGGGTGTCAACTGTCCAATCAATTGCGCGTGTAGATTAGTAACTTGtgagaaaattttataactgtattttttatatatttaaaaattaatccgAAATTCTGATCAAAAACGTTACATTGTTTTCGGCGTGAGACGTATACTAGGCCGCTTCCTGTTTCAAAATCAGTAAATTCATCAGAAATGAATGTGTAAAatctttatgtttttaaaggtCCCacctttaaaaacataaagaaattaaaattaaaagtttgttagggtaatttaatataaattagaaaGCTCAActcaaatttacattaaaattctGTTATAGCTTACCTTCTAGGTACGCTAAGCGTCGGATTTCAGACTAGATTCATATTTCAGTAAAATGCCTATGTCTGAAGAAATTGCAATAACGCTCCGCTTTTATCTACTGGATACTATGCAATATAAAATCGTTAAGCTAATAAATGCAGTAATGAGACTCTAAAAAAGAGTTCAGAGAAAATTCGGCCTGTTAGTCTGATGCTTCgaaatacaatttcattttacttttCGTAGACTTCCTTTGCGACGGGAATACTGTCGTATGTTCGAGCAGTGATAAACTTGGAGATGACAGATGACGAGGTTGCAATCTTTACTGCCTGTCTGCTCGTCTCACCAGAACGCAACGGTCTCAGCGACCGCGATCTAGTCGAATCACTCTTGCGTAGCGTTAACGAAGCATTCATGTATGTGGTGAGTAAAtgatatactattattatattttcatattaagttattgtatgattttaaaaatatatgctgGTATAGTATAGTGAATGAAATATGGAACAACAGGAATTTTCCCAATTTCCAATGAATATACCTATCgggtacaattttaaattaaaacacacaCAAGGTTCATAAAAATCGGTATAAAGGTATATAAACAACATATATACAGCGGGATTAATTTGGAGAACCCTCACAGATGACCGAGAACGGAACAGCTAACGTCGCTAATCGTCTGGAGTCATTCCATGCACTTGCACAAGAAGTACGCGTGCTTGGTGATCGCCACCACAATCTACTCAGTTGGTGCCGTGGGAACTGGCGTAGACTTGATCTGCCTGCTCTCTTTTCGGAAATCTTCGATATACCGAAGAACGAAGAGGAGTACGTACCAGACCATGCTGGCCCCGCTTAAGCGGTCAAAAATGCTTCAAGTTTGTCGTACAAGTGCTTGCCAACAACAACACATTAGTTGGAAAACATTACAACATacctggggggggggggggcgttcaataattacataagcactatagggggggttacctttattttttggtgattacgtcaacagtaaaaCATTGTCTaagcttgaaaacgaaattaGAGCAAGGGATAAATTGCAGTTAATCTGcctacgtaatacttgaacggcccatAGTACTTTGCATTTTTGTGCATAAATCACgaaaataaatagcaaaaggtaaaataattgtacgaAAATCTTGGGCATacgtacattttaaattaacgcTTCTTACGCACGATTTTATGGGTTTGTGTCTATTGGTTTCTACAACTGATTTAGAAAGTAGTTATCACAGAgaggtttattaatttttcaaacaaattgtCTATTAGAGGGGCACTGTGTTTACGATTAAGTAGTGatatcatacataatatacgtGTATTGGTATATCTGTATACGTAAAGCATGTAATCATAGTTTTAGTGTACATTTATCTGACTCGATTTTTCGGTGAATTCCTAACATTCGTTTTACTCTAATGgataatctaaataaaaatcgggtcatcttaattaaaaatatatatgtatatctataaaataattcgtgTTGTTTTCTATTCgcgaattattatattgtaacttTTACTTAAGACtctattgttaaattttagttcAAGGAATGTGATATGGTGAATATGGCCATCTTATCCTTGGTCCGCTATTATTCGTTATCCAATTATCTTCGAAAATAGTCAATAAATCAGACTCAGGTACAGTGAATGGTAAAATTATCAGTGGAACTGACACAGTAATATTTCTATCTTATTGTTTACTGAGTTTGGGTTAAAGAAAATTGATAAAACAAGTATTATCGGGAGGAACAGAATGATAGTAGGCCCAGTataaaaacatgaaaaaaaactttatggCATACGACTGATAACTAGTGTTTATTGGATTATATAGCTGAAGGTCTAtcatttgttatattacatataagatttcaattaatatttagttttaagaaaCAATAACACCTTTTTTTGCTCAACTTCGATTAGTTTAAACGCGCGCAATCCGCGATTATCATTAAATTACCTGTTTCTACTAAATTTAAGCAAATTCCCTTCTAAAAGTGATGTGATTTTtaggattttaatttttgatcgTAATGTTTGTGAATTGTAGATGACAGCTTAACGCAAAAATTATCTCAAAGCATTGTGCGAatctagaaaaatattaatattgtaatactaATACATTCAAAACGCTTTTCTCTCATTgagagaaattaattaaactgaaTCCAAAACGTATATCTTATAATATTCAAGAAATACAACtttgttcttttttttataattaatttgcaaatccgtttttttatatttaatagcgTTCGTTTCTTCGTATTTAATGTTGAAACGGATATTATTCCAAACATTTACTTAACGTTTGAAGCAACTGACAACGGAAATGCtaacattgaaaataatttaagcatCTAACATACAAAATAGCTTTACATGTATAAATACAATCCGCCCAAGTGGTCgacaattacaaatatctatatttaactTACGATTTCATATCCAATGCATAACTGAGATTCTTTTGCGGTGAGCTGTATAGAAAGTGTTGTGTTGTGTATGGAGACGatttaaatgcatttattatctatttagtCAGTTTATGTCTGCTGTCTGTCTGAACTGTAGAACTTTAACTGGTGGATCTTTATGATTGTACAAATAGTTGCATTGTTATTTACGAAATCTGAAGCGTATGTAGTTTCGTTAATTGTCTTAGAATTAtttcttgttattttaatttgctacattttaaataaattggtttTCCGTatttaacatgtattttaattcaaacccAGAAATTTATTGAgctcttaaattttctttcaaaGTCGCATTTATGGTGAatgaaataacattataaagaTGCTGCCAAGTCTTCGCATATTAAATGGAAATGCAGACAAAGAAACTGACCGATCACCAACTTTGACCGACAACtgtcaagaaaaaaatatatttaatatttacgtgACTTAGGTGAATCCTCACGTTCGTCACTCATGTACTGCATTGGCTAGTATTCCCTATTAGGAAAATAAGCAACAAAGACAAAAGTTCCTTATTTCTTAGTAGATATTCTGTACATTAAGATgtcaaaaaaatcttgtataggatgatatatatgtaaacGGGGAGCAATTTCCCTATTAGGAAAATAAGCAACAAAGACAAAAGTTCCTTATTTCTTAGAAGATATTCTGTACATTAAGATgtcaaaaaaatcttgtataGGATGATGTATGTGTAAACGGGGAGCAATTTCCCTATTAGGAAAATAAGCAACAAAGACAAAAGTTCCTTATTTCTTAGTAGATATTCTGTACATTAAGATgtcaaaaaaatcttgtataggatgatatatatgtaaacGGGGAGCAATTTCCCTATTAGGAAAATAAGCAACAAAGACAAAAGTTCCTTATTTCTTAGAAGATATTCTGTACATTAAGATgtcaaaaaaatcttgtataGGATGATGTATGTGTAAACGGGGAGCAATTTCCCTATTAGGAAAATAAGCAACAAAGACAAAAGTTCCTTATTTCTTAGTAGATATTCTGTACATTAAGATgtcaaaaaaatcttgtataggatgatatatatgtaaacGGGGAGCAATTTCCCTATTAGGAAAATAAGCAACAAAGACAAAAGTTCCTTATTTCTTAGAAGATATTCTGTACATTAAGATgtcaaaaaaatcttgtataGGATGATGTATGTGTAAACGGGGAGCAATTTCCCTATTAGGAAAATAAGCAACAAAGACAAAAGTTCCTTATTTCTTAGTAGATATTCTGTACATTAAGATgtcaaaaaaatcttgtataggatgatatatatgtaaacGGGGAGCAATTTCCCTATTAGGAAAATAAGCAACAAAGACAAAAGTTCCTTATTTCTTAGAAGATATTCTGTACATTAAGATgtcaaaaaaatcttgtataGGATGATGTATGTGTAAACGGGGAGCAATTTCCCTATTAGGAAAATAAGCAACAAAGACAAAAGTTCCTTATTTCTTAGAAGATATTCTGTACATTAAGATgtcaaaaaaatcttgtataggatgatatatatgtaaacGGGGAGCAATTTCCCTATTAGGAAAATAAGCAACAAAGACAAAAGTTCCTTATTTCTTAGAAGATATTCTGTACATTAAGATgtcaaaaaaatcttgtataGGATGATGTATGTGTAAACGGGGAGCAATTTCCCTATTAGGAAAAT
Proteins encoded in this window:
- the LOC123718909 gene encoding ecdysone-induced protein 78C-like, yielding MSGSMVVEATSTIDEDLYAFKEEPESSSISLEVQAEGAGAGSGKAAPPCKVCGDKASGYHYGVTSCEGCKGFFRRSIQKQIEYRCLRDGKCLVIRLNRNRCQYCRFKKCLAVGMSRDSVRYGRIPKRRDVTTPESMADLAKNLANTEPAPSAAAQPEPEQDPDAMEASKDLAKMVIMAHRNLNSYTEDFRRSLQLQTFIMKVDDNREGQAGSSGINASTSNASAANVENAASAANAANADNATNTASTGNSAVASSSAEPAAKLESAADEGSAAAVSRLETLTVLWSNVAYRMTPAVQQVVEFAKRLPGFHILPQDDQLILIKLGFFEVWLTRATRISNPTAIVFDDGTSLSHRQLESMYDTSFATGILSYVRAVINLEMTDDEVAIFTACLLVSPERNGLSDRDLVESLLRSVNEAFMYVMTENGTANVANRLESFHALAQEVRVLGDRHHNLLSWCRGNWRRLDLPALFSEIFDIPKNEEEYVPDHAGPA